In a single window of the Halomicroarcula saliterrae genome:
- a CDS encoding PhzF family phenazine biosynthesis protein, which produces METRDVLLVDAFAAEPMAGNPAGVVLDADGLSDDQMAAIAGELGASATAFVCESETADRRLRFFAPTEEVARSDHATVAAHAALAERGALADGEYTMETIGRTRDVEVMADGTVWLEQGTADIEAVSLGHDEVADALGIDVATLRDVGADLPMAVADTSEPWLVVPVNYFEHLSNLDPDMPAVRELCARVGAVGLYVFTFDTIGGEATLHGRAFAPGRGVGEDPVTGTAAGACAAHVRREGALDDTIEQVVVEQGHFLDRPGTVRVDTDGLESWVGGRAVTTMDGSMTVPDAAEDDDIIEI; this is translated from the coding sequence ATGGAAACACGGGACGTGCTGCTCGTCGACGCCTTTGCCGCGGAACCGATGGCGGGGAACCCGGCGGGGGTCGTGCTTGACGCCGACGGATTGAGCGACGACCAGATGGCGGCCATCGCCGGGGAACTGGGCGCGAGCGCGACGGCCTTCGTCTGCGAGAGCGAGACGGCCGACCGGCGCCTGCGCTTTTTCGCGCCGACCGAGGAGGTCGCCCGGAGCGACCACGCGACCGTCGCGGCCCACGCGGCGCTCGCCGAGCGCGGCGCGCTCGCGGACGGGGAGTACACGATGGAGACAATCGGACGGACCCGCGACGTGGAGGTCATGGCGGACGGGACGGTGTGGCTCGAACAGGGGACGGCGGATATCGAGGCGGTGAGTCTGGGACACGACGAGGTGGCCGACGCGCTCGGCATCGACGTGGCGACGCTGCGGGACGTGGGCGCGGACCTGCCGATGGCCGTCGCCGACACGAGCGAGCCGTGGCTGGTGGTGCCGGTCAACTACTTCGAGCACCTCAGCAACCTCGACCCGGACATGCCGGCTGTCCGGGAACTGTGTGCGCGCGTCGGCGCGGTCGGGCTGTACGTGTTCACGTTCGACACCATCGGCGGTGAGGCGACGCTTCACGGCCGGGCGTTCGCCCCGGGTCGCGGCGTCGGCGAGGACCCAGTCACCGGCACCGCGGCGGGCGCCTGTGCGGCCCACGTCCGCCGCGAGGGCGCCCTCGACGACACCATCGAGCAGGTCGTCGTCGAGCAGGGCCACTTCCTCGACCGGCCCGGCACTGTCCGGGTCGACACCGACGGCCTCGAATCGTGGGTCGGCGGGCGGGCGGTGACGACGATGGACGGGTCGATGACCGTTCCCGACGCCGCCGAGGACGACGACATCATCGAGATCTAG